In one window of Amblyraja radiata isolate CabotCenter1 chromosome 29, sAmbRad1.1.pri, whole genome shotgun sequence DNA:
- the LOC116989324 gene encoding polypyrimidine tract-binding protein 1-like isoform X2: protein MDGIVQDITVGTKRGSDELLSACATNGPYIMSNSPPTGEYTNGNDSKKFKGENRISGIMPSRVIHIRKLPNDITEAEVISLGLPFGKVTNLLMLKGKNQAFIEMNTEEAANTMVSYYGTVTPYLRSHPIYIQYSNHKELKTDNSPNQARAQAALQAVNAVQNANMAIAGTGVPETAVNLAGQSPVLRIIVENLFYPVTLDVLHQIFSKFGTVLKIITFTKNNQFQALLQYADGSCAQHAKLALDGQNIYNACCTLRIDFSKLTSLNVKYNNDKSRDYTRPDLPSGDSQPTLDQTMAAFGKEVSLLGAPGIISSPYGGGTGFPPGIAFQQAGFSVPGVHGALAPLGMQSAAAAAAASRMGIPGFASAANAVLLVSNLNPERVTPQCLFILFGVYGDVQRVKILFNKKENALVQMFDCTQAQLAMSHLNGQRLHGKAMRVTMSKHQTVQLPREGQEDQGLTKDYSSSPLHRFKKPGSKNFQNIFPPSATLHLSNIPPSVTEEDLKMLFSTTTGMVKAFKFFQKDRKMALIQMSSVEEAIQALIDLHNHDLGENHHLRVSFSKSTI from the exons ATGGACGG CATTGTCCAAGATATAACAGTTGGTACAAAG CGGGGGTCTGACGAGCTTTTATCTGCTTGTGCTACTAACGGTCCCTACATCATGAGCAACTCTCCTCCCACTGGTGAATACA CCAATGGCAACGACAGCAAGAAGTTCAAAGGAGAGAATAGAATTTCGGGGATAATGCCTTCCAGAGTCATCCACATCCGCAAACTTCCCAACGACATAACTGAAGCAGAGGTCATCTCCCTGGGCCTGCCTTTTGGAAAAGTTACAAATCTTCTCATGTTAAAAGGCAAAAATCAG GCTTTCATTGAAATGAATACTGAAGAAGCTGCCAACACAATGGTTAGCTACTATGGCACTGTCACTCCATACCTGAGGAGTCACCCTATCTACATCCAGTACTCTAACCACAAGGAATTGAAAACCGACAATTCTCCCAATCAGGCT aGAGCACAAGCAGCTCTTCAGGCAGTAAATGCAGTGCAGAATGCAAACATGGCCATTGCTGGAACAGGTGTCCCAGAAACTGCAGTCAATCTTGCTGGCCAGAGCCCTGTTCTTCGAATCATTGTGGAAAATCTCTTCTATCCAGTTACTCTTGATGTTTTGCACCAG ATTTTTTCCAAGTTTGGCACGGTGTTGAAGATCATTACTTTCACAAAGAATAACCAATTCCAGGCCTTGCTCCAATATGCTGATGGCTCCTGTGCACAACATGCTAAACTG GCCTTGGATGGACAGAACATCTATAATGCCTGCTGCACTCTGCGCATTGACTTCTCTAAGCTGACTAGCCTTAATGTTAAGTACAATAATGACAAAAGCAGAGACTACACGCGTCCTGACTTGCCATCTGGTGACAGCCAGCCAACCTTAGACCAAACCATGGCCGCTTTTGGTAAGGAAGTCTCCCTACTAG GTGCACCAGGTATCATCTCCTCGCCTTATGGAGGTGGAACTGGTTTTCCTCCTGGTATTGCCTTCCAGCAAGCCG GTTTCTCTGTCCCAGGGGTCCATGGAGCCCTGGCTCCACTTGGCATGCAGTCAgcagctgcagcagcagcagcaagtcGCATGGGGATTCCGGGCTTCGCCTCTGCAGCCAATGCTGTCCTGCTGGTCAGCAACCTGAATCCTGAG AGAGTTACGCCCCAATGCCTCTTTATTCTTTTCG GAGTGTATGGTGATGTGCAACGTGTGAAGATACTCTTCAACAAGAAAGAAAATGCCTTGGTTCAAATGTTTGACTGTACTCAAGCACAACTGG CTATGAGCCATTTAAATGGTCAGAGGCTTCACGGGAAGGCGATGCGTGTGACCATGTCCAAGCACCAGACAGTACAGCTTCCCCGTGAGGGCCAGGAGGACCAGGGATTGACCAAGGACTACAGCAGCTCACCACTGCATCGTTTTAAGAAACCTGGATCAAAGAATTTCCAAAACATCTTTCCTCCTTCTGCCACCCTTCATCTCTCCAATATTCC ACCTTCAGTTACTGAAGAGGATCTCAAGATGCTCTTCTCCACAACGACAGGCATGGTCAAGGCATTCAAGTTCTTCCA GAAGGATCGCAAGATGGCTCTCATCCAGATGAGTTCAGTGGAAGAGGCAATCCAAGCTCTTATTGATCTTCATAATCATGATCTTGGGGAAAACCACCACCTCAGAGTCTCCTTCTCCAAGTCCACTATTTGA
- the LOC116989324 gene encoding polypyrimidine tract-binding protein 1-like isoform X9, protein MDGIVQDITVGTKRGSDELLSACATNGPYIMSNSPPTGEYTNGNDSKKFKGENRISGIMPSRVIHIRKLPNDITEAEVISLGLPFGKVTNLLMLKGKNQAFIEMNTEEAANTMVSYYGTVTPYLRSHPIYIQYSNHKELKTDNSPNQARAQAALQAVNAVQNANMAIAGTGVPETAVNLAGQSPVLRIIVENLFYPVTLDVLHQIFSKFGTVLKIITFTKNNQFQALLQYADGSCAQHAKLALDGQNIYNACCTLRIDFSKLTSLNVKYNNDKSRDYTRPDLPSGDSQPTLDQTMAAFGFSVPGVHGALAPLGMQSAAAAAAASRMGIPGFASAANAVLLVSNLNPERVTPQCLFILFGVYGDVQRVKILFNKKENALVQMFDCTQAQLAMSHLNGQRLHGKAMRVTMSKHQTVQLPREGQEDQGLTKDYSSSPLHRFKKPGSKNFQNIFPPSATLHLSNIPPSVTEEDLKMLFSTTTGMVKAFKFFQKDRKMALIQMSSVEEAIQALIDLHNHDLGENHHLRVSFSKSTI, encoded by the exons ATGGACGG CATTGTCCAAGATATAACAGTTGGTACAAAG CGGGGGTCTGACGAGCTTTTATCTGCTTGTGCTACTAACGGTCCCTACATCATGAGCAACTCTCCTCCCACTGGTGAATACA CCAATGGCAACGACAGCAAGAAGTTCAAAGGAGAGAATAGAATTTCGGGGATAATGCCTTCCAGAGTCATCCACATCCGCAAACTTCCCAACGACATAACTGAAGCAGAGGTCATCTCCCTGGGCCTGCCTTTTGGAAAAGTTACAAATCTTCTCATGTTAAAAGGCAAAAATCAG GCTTTCATTGAAATGAATACTGAAGAAGCTGCCAACACAATGGTTAGCTACTATGGCACTGTCACTCCATACCTGAGGAGTCACCCTATCTACATCCAGTACTCTAACCACAAGGAATTGAAAACCGACAATTCTCCCAATCAGGCT aGAGCACAAGCAGCTCTTCAGGCAGTAAATGCAGTGCAGAATGCAAACATGGCCATTGCTGGAACAGGTGTCCCAGAAACTGCAGTCAATCTTGCTGGCCAGAGCCCTGTTCTTCGAATCATTGTGGAAAATCTCTTCTATCCAGTTACTCTTGATGTTTTGCACCAG ATTTTTTCCAAGTTTGGCACGGTGTTGAAGATCATTACTTTCACAAAGAATAACCAATTCCAGGCCTTGCTCCAATATGCTGATGGCTCCTGTGCACAACATGCTAAACTG GCCTTGGATGGACAGAACATCTATAATGCCTGCTGCACTCTGCGCATTGACTTCTCTAAGCTGACTAGCCTTAATGTTAAGTACAATAATGACAAAAGCAGAGACTACACGCGTCCTGACTTGCCATCTGGTGACAGCCAGCCAACCTTAGACCAAACCATGGCCGCTTTTG GTTTCTCTGTCCCAGGGGTCCATGGAGCCCTGGCTCCACTTGGCATGCAGTCAgcagctgcagcagcagcagcaagtcGCATGGGGATTCCGGGCTTCGCCTCTGCAGCCAATGCTGTCCTGCTGGTCAGCAACCTGAATCCTGAG AGAGTTACGCCCCAATGCCTCTTTATTCTTTTCG GAGTGTATGGTGATGTGCAACGTGTGAAGATACTCTTCAACAAGAAAGAAAATGCCTTGGTTCAAATGTTTGACTGTACTCAAGCACAACTGG CTATGAGCCATTTAAATGGTCAGAGGCTTCACGGGAAGGCGATGCGTGTGACCATGTCCAAGCACCAGACAGTACAGCTTCCCCGTGAGGGCCAGGAGGACCAGGGATTGACCAAGGACTACAGCAGCTCACCACTGCATCGTTTTAAGAAACCTGGATCAAAGAATTTCCAAAACATCTTTCCTCCTTCTGCCACCCTTCATCTCTCCAATATTCC ACCTTCAGTTACTGAAGAGGATCTCAAGATGCTCTTCTCCACAACGACAGGCATGGTCAAGGCATTCAAGTTCTTCCA GAAGGATCGCAAGATGGCTCTCATCCAGATGAGTTCAGTGGAAGAGGCAATCCAAGCTCTTATTGATCTTCATAATCATGATCTTGGGGAAAACCACCACCTCAGAGTCTCCTTCTCCAAGTCCACTATTTGA
- the LOC116989324 gene encoding polypyrimidine tract-binding protein 1-like isoform X8, which translates to MDGIVQDITVGTKMRGSDELLSACATNGPYIMSNSPPTGEYTNGNDSKKFKGENRISGIMPSRVIHIRKLPNDITEAEVISLGLPFGKVTNLLMLKGKNQAFIEMNTEEAANTMVSYYGTVTPYLRSHPIYIQYSNHKELKTDNSPNQARAQAALQAVNAVQNANMAIAGTGVPETAVNLAGQSPVLRIIVENLFYPVTLDVLHQIFSKFGTVLKIITFTKNNQFQALLQYADGSCAQHAKLALDGQNIYNACCTLRIDFSKLTSLNVKYNNDKSRDYTRPDLPSGDSQPTLDQTMAAFGFSVPGVHGALAPLGMQSAAAAAAASRMGIPGFASAANAVLLVSNLNPERVTPQCLFILFGVYGDVQRVKILFNKKENALVQMFDCTQAQLAMSHLNGQRLHGKAMRVTMSKHQTVQLPREGQEDQGLTKDYSSSPLHRFKKPGSKNFQNIFPPSATLHLSNIPPSVTEEDLKMLFSTTTGMVKAFKFFQKDRKMALIQMSSVEEAIQALIDLHNHDLGENHHLRVSFSKSTI; encoded by the exons ATGGACGG CATTGTCCAAGATATAACAGTTGGTACAAAG ATG CGGGGGTCTGACGAGCTTTTATCTGCTTGTGCTACTAACGGTCCCTACATCATGAGCAACTCTCCTCCCACTGGTGAATACA CCAATGGCAACGACAGCAAGAAGTTCAAAGGAGAGAATAGAATTTCGGGGATAATGCCTTCCAGAGTCATCCACATCCGCAAACTTCCCAACGACATAACTGAAGCAGAGGTCATCTCCCTGGGCCTGCCTTTTGGAAAAGTTACAAATCTTCTCATGTTAAAAGGCAAAAATCAG GCTTTCATTGAAATGAATACTGAAGAAGCTGCCAACACAATGGTTAGCTACTATGGCACTGTCACTCCATACCTGAGGAGTCACCCTATCTACATCCAGTACTCTAACCACAAGGAATTGAAAACCGACAATTCTCCCAATCAGGCT aGAGCACAAGCAGCTCTTCAGGCAGTAAATGCAGTGCAGAATGCAAACATGGCCATTGCTGGAACAGGTGTCCCAGAAACTGCAGTCAATCTTGCTGGCCAGAGCCCTGTTCTTCGAATCATTGTGGAAAATCTCTTCTATCCAGTTACTCTTGATGTTTTGCACCAG ATTTTTTCCAAGTTTGGCACGGTGTTGAAGATCATTACTTTCACAAAGAATAACCAATTCCAGGCCTTGCTCCAATATGCTGATGGCTCCTGTGCACAACATGCTAAACTG GCCTTGGATGGACAGAACATCTATAATGCCTGCTGCACTCTGCGCATTGACTTCTCTAAGCTGACTAGCCTTAATGTTAAGTACAATAATGACAAAAGCAGAGACTACACGCGTCCTGACTTGCCATCTGGTGACAGCCAGCCAACCTTAGACCAAACCATGGCCGCTTTTG GTTTCTCTGTCCCAGGGGTCCATGGAGCCCTGGCTCCACTTGGCATGCAGTCAgcagctgcagcagcagcagcaagtcGCATGGGGATTCCGGGCTTCGCCTCTGCAGCCAATGCTGTCCTGCTGGTCAGCAACCTGAATCCTGAG AGAGTTACGCCCCAATGCCTCTTTATTCTTTTCG GAGTGTATGGTGATGTGCAACGTGTGAAGATACTCTTCAACAAGAAAGAAAATGCCTTGGTTCAAATGTTTGACTGTACTCAAGCACAACTGG CTATGAGCCATTTAAATGGTCAGAGGCTTCACGGGAAGGCGATGCGTGTGACCATGTCCAAGCACCAGACAGTACAGCTTCCCCGTGAGGGCCAGGAGGACCAGGGATTGACCAAGGACTACAGCAGCTCACCACTGCATCGTTTTAAGAAACCTGGATCAAAGAATTTCCAAAACATCTTTCCTCCTTCTGCCACCCTTCATCTCTCCAATATTCC ACCTTCAGTTACTGAAGAGGATCTCAAGATGCTCTTCTCCACAACGACAGGCATGGTCAAGGCATTCAAGTTCTTCCA GAAGGATCGCAAGATGGCTCTCATCCAGATGAGTTCAGTGGAAGAGGCAATCCAAGCTCTTATTGATCTTCATAATCATGATCTTGGGGAAAACCACCACCTCAGAGTCTCCTTCTCCAAGTCCACTATTTGA
- the LOC116989324 gene encoding polypyrimidine tract-binding protein 1-like isoform X5, whose product MDGIVQDITVGTKRGSDELLSACATNGPYIMSNSPPTGEYTNGNDSKKFKGENRISGIMPSRVIHIRKLPNDITEAEVISLGLPFGKVTNLLMLKGKNQAFIEMNTEEAANTMVSYYGTVTPYLRSHPIYIQYSNHKELKTDNSPNQARAQAALQAVNAVQNANMAIAGTGVPETAVNLAGQSPVLRIIVENLFYPVTLDVLHQIFSKFGTVLKIITFTKNNQFQALLQYADGSCAQHAKLALDGQNIYNACCTLRIDFSKLTSLNVKYNNDKSRDYTRPDLPSGDSQPTLDQTMAAFGAPGIISSPYGGGTGFPPGIAFQQAGFSVPGVHGALAPLGMQSAAAAAAASRMGIPGFASAANAVLLVSNLNPERVTPQCLFILFGVYGDVQRVKILFNKKENALVQMFDCTQAQLAMSHLNGQRLHGKAMRVTMSKHQTVQLPREGQEDQGLTKDYSSSPLHRFKKPGSKNFQNIFPPSATLHLSNIPPSVTEEDLKMLFSTTTGMVKAFKFFQKDRKMALIQMSSVEEAIQALIDLHNHDLGENHHLRVSFSKSTI is encoded by the exons ATGGACGG CATTGTCCAAGATATAACAGTTGGTACAAAG CGGGGGTCTGACGAGCTTTTATCTGCTTGTGCTACTAACGGTCCCTACATCATGAGCAACTCTCCTCCCACTGGTGAATACA CCAATGGCAACGACAGCAAGAAGTTCAAAGGAGAGAATAGAATTTCGGGGATAATGCCTTCCAGAGTCATCCACATCCGCAAACTTCCCAACGACATAACTGAAGCAGAGGTCATCTCCCTGGGCCTGCCTTTTGGAAAAGTTACAAATCTTCTCATGTTAAAAGGCAAAAATCAG GCTTTCATTGAAATGAATACTGAAGAAGCTGCCAACACAATGGTTAGCTACTATGGCACTGTCACTCCATACCTGAGGAGTCACCCTATCTACATCCAGTACTCTAACCACAAGGAATTGAAAACCGACAATTCTCCCAATCAGGCT aGAGCACAAGCAGCTCTTCAGGCAGTAAATGCAGTGCAGAATGCAAACATGGCCATTGCTGGAACAGGTGTCCCAGAAACTGCAGTCAATCTTGCTGGCCAGAGCCCTGTTCTTCGAATCATTGTGGAAAATCTCTTCTATCCAGTTACTCTTGATGTTTTGCACCAG ATTTTTTCCAAGTTTGGCACGGTGTTGAAGATCATTACTTTCACAAAGAATAACCAATTCCAGGCCTTGCTCCAATATGCTGATGGCTCCTGTGCACAACATGCTAAACTG GCCTTGGATGGACAGAACATCTATAATGCCTGCTGCACTCTGCGCATTGACTTCTCTAAGCTGACTAGCCTTAATGTTAAGTACAATAATGACAAAAGCAGAGACTACACGCGTCCTGACTTGCCATCTGGTGACAGCCAGCCAACCTTAGACCAAACCATGGCCGCTTTTG GTGCACCAGGTATCATCTCCTCGCCTTATGGAGGTGGAACTGGTTTTCCTCCTGGTATTGCCTTCCAGCAAGCCG GTTTCTCTGTCCCAGGGGTCCATGGAGCCCTGGCTCCACTTGGCATGCAGTCAgcagctgcagcagcagcagcaagtcGCATGGGGATTCCGGGCTTCGCCTCTGCAGCCAATGCTGTCCTGCTGGTCAGCAACCTGAATCCTGAG AGAGTTACGCCCCAATGCCTCTTTATTCTTTTCG GAGTGTATGGTGATGTGCAACGTGTGAAGATACTCTTCAACAAGAAAGAAAATGCCTTGGTTCAAATGTTTGACTGTACTCAAGCACAACTGG CTATGAGCCATTTAAATGGTCAGAGGCTTCACGGGAAGGCGATGCGTGTGACCATGTCCAAGCACCAGACAGTACAGCTTCCCCGTGAGGGCCAGGAGGACCAGGGATTGACCAAGGACTACAGCAGCTCACCACTGCATCGTTTTAAGAAACCTGGATCAAAGAATTTCCAAAACATCTTTCCTCCTTCTGCCACCCTTCATCTCTCCAATATTCC ACCTTCAGTTACTGAAGAGGATCTCAAGATGCTCTTCTCCACAACGACAGGCATGGTCAAGGCATTCAAGTTCTTCCA GAAGGATCGCAAGATGGCTCTCATCCAGATGAGTTCAGTGGAAGAGGCAATCCAAGCTCTTATTGATCTTCATAATCATGATCTTGGGGAAAACCACCACCTCAGAGTCTCCTTCTCCAAGTCCACTATTTGA
- the LOC116989324 gene encoding polypyrimidine tract-binding protein 1-like isoform X4 yields MDGIVQDITVGTKMRGSDELLSACATNGPYIMSNSPPTGEYTNGNDSKKFKGENRISGIMPSRVIHIRKLPNDITEAEVISLGLPFGKVTNLLMLKGKNQAFIEMNTEEAANTMVSYYGTVTPYLRSHPIYIQYSNHKELKTDNSPNQARAQAALQAVNAVQNANMAIAGTGVPETAVNLAGQSPVLRIIVENLFYPVTLDVLHQIFSKFGTVLKIITFTKNNQFQALLQYADGSCAQHAKLALDGQNIYNACCTLRIDFSKLTSLNVKYNNDKSRDYTRPDLPSGDSQPTLDQTMAAFGAPGIISSPYGGGTGFPPGIAFQQAGFSVPGVHGALAPLGMQSAAAAAAASRMGIPGFASAANAVLLVSNLNPERVTPQCLFILFGVYGDVQRVKILFNKKENALVQMFDCTQAQLAMSHLNGQRLHGKAMRVTMSKHQTVQLPREGQEDQGLTKDYSSSPLHRFKKPGSKNFQNIFPPSATLHLSNIPPSVTEEDLKMLFSTTTGMVKAFKFFQKDRKMALIQMSSVEEAIQALIDLHNHDLGENHHLRVSFSKSTI; encoded by the exons ATGGACGG CATTGTCCAAGATATAACAGTTGGTACAAAG ATG CGGGGGTCTGACGAGCTTTTATCTGCTTGTGCTACTAACGGTCCCTACATCATGAGCAACTCTCCTCCCACTGGTGAATACA CCAATGGCAACGACAGCAAGAAGTTCAAAGGAGAGAATAGAATTTCGGGGATAATGCCTTCCAGAGTCATCCACATCCGCAAACTTCCCAACGACATAACTGAAGCAGAGGTCATCTCCCTGGGCCTGCCTTTTGGAAAAGTTACAAATCTTCTCATGTTAAAAGGCAAAAATCAG GCTTTCATTGAAATGAATACTGAAGAAGCTGCCAACACAATGGTTAGCTACTATGGCACTGTCACTCCATACCTGAGGAGTCACCCTATCTACATCCAGTACTCTAACCACAAGGAATTGAAAACCGACAATTCTCCCAATCAGGCT aGAGCACAAGCAGCTCTTCAGGCAGTAAATGCAGTGCAGAATGCAAACATGGCCATTGCTGGAACAGGTGTCCCAGAAACTGCAGTCAATCTTGCTGGCCAGAGCCCTGTTCTTCGAATCATTGTGGAAAATCTCTTCTATCCAGTTACTCTTGATGTTTTGCACCAG ATTTTTTCCAAGTTTGGCACGGTGTTGAAGATCATTACTTTCACAAAGAATAACCAATTCCAGGCCTTGCTCCAATATGCTGATGGCTCCTGTGCACAACATGCTAAACTG GCCTTGGATGGACAGAACATCTATAATGCCTGCTGCACTCTGCGCATTGACTTCTCTAAGCTGACTAGCCTTAATGTTAAGTACAATAATGACAAAAGCAGAGACTACACGCGTCCTGACTTGCCATCTGGTGACAGCCAGCCAACCTTAGACCAAACCATGGCCGCTTTTG GTGCACCAGGTATCATCTCCTCGCCTTATGGAGGTGGAACTGGTTTTCCTCCTGGTATTGCCTTCCAGCAAGCCG GTTTCTCTGTCCCAGGGGTCCATGGAGCCCTGGCTCCACTTGGCATGCAGTCAgcagctgcagcagcagcagcaagtcGCATGGGGATTCCGGGCTTCGCCTCTGCAGCCAATGCTGTCCTGCTGGTCAGCAACCTGAATCCTGAG AGAGTTACGCCCCAATGCCTCTTTATTCTTTTCG GAGTGTATGGTGATGTGCAACGTGTGAAGATACTCTTCAACAAGAAAGAAAATGCCTTGGTTCAAATGTTTGACTGTACTCAAGCACAACTGG CTATGAGCCATTTAAATGGTCAGAGGCTTCACGGGAAGGCGATGCGTGTGACCATGTCCAAGCACCAGACAGTACAGCTTCCCCGTGAGGGCCAGGAGGACCAGGGATTGACCAAGGACTACAGCAGCTCACCACTGCATCGTTTTAAGAAACCTGGATCAAAGAATTTCCAAAACATCTTTCCTCCTTCTGCCACCCTTCATCTCTCCAATATTCC ACCTTCAGTTACTGAAGAGGATCTCAAGATGCTCTTCTCCACAACGACAGGCATGGTCAAGGCATTCAAGTTCTTCCA GAAGGATCGCAAGATGGCTCTCATCCAGATGAGTTCAGTGGAAGAGGCAATCCAAGCTCTTATTGATCTTCATAATCATGATCTTGGGGAAAACCACCACCTCAGAGTCTCCTTCTCCAAGTCCACTATTTGA
- the LOC116989324 gene encoding polypyrimidine tract-binding protein 1-like isoform X1 yields MDGIVQDITVGTKMRGSDELLSACATNGPYIMSNSPPTGEYTNGNDSKKFKGENRISGIMPSRVIHIRKLPNDITEAEVISLGLPFGKVTNLLMLKGKNQAFIEMNTEEAANTMVSYYGTVTPYLRSHPIYIQYSNHKELKTDNSPNQARAQAALQAVNAVQNANMAIAGTGVPETAVNLAGQSPVLRIIVENLFYPVTLDVLHQIFSKFGTVLKIITFTKNNQFQALLQYADGSCAQHAKLALDGQNIYNACCTLRIDFSKLTSLNVKYNNDKSRDYTRPDLPSGDSQPTLDQTMAAFGKEVSLLGAPGIISSPYGGGTGFPPGIAFQQAGFSVPGVHGALAPLGMQSAAAAAAASRMGIPGFASAANAVLLVSNLNPERVTPQCLFILFGVYGDVQRVKILFNKKENALVQMFDCTQAQLAMSHLNGQRLHGKAMRVTMSKHQTVQLPREGQEDQGLTKDYSSSPLHRFKKPGSKNFQNIFPPSATLHLSNIPPSVTEEDLKMLFSTTTGMVKAFKFFQKDRKMALIQMSSVEEAIQALIDLHNHDLGENHHLRVSFSKSTI; encoded by the exons ATGGACGG CATTGTCCAAGATATAACAGTTGGTACAAAG ATG CGGGGGTCTGACGAGCTTTTATCTGCTTGTGCTACTAACGGTCCCTACATCATGAGCAACTCTCCTCCCACTGGTGAATACA CCAATGGCAACGACAGCAAGAAGTTCAAAGGAGAGAATAGAATTTCGGGGATAATGCCTTCCAGAGTCATCCACATCCGCAAACTTCCCAACGACATAACTGAAGCAGAGGTCATCTCCCTGGGCCTGCCTTTTGGAAAAGTTACAAATCTTCTCATGTTAAAAGGCAAAAATCAG GCTTTCATTGAAATGAATACTGAAGAAGCTGCCAACACAATGGTTAGCTACTATGGCACTGTCACTCCATACCTGAGGAGTCACCCTATCTACATCCAGTACTCTAACCACAAGGAATTGAAAACCGACAATTCTCCCAATCAGGCT aGAGCACAAGCAGCTCTTCAGGCAGTAAATGCAGTGCAGAATGCAAACATGGCCATTGCTGGAACAGGTGTCCCAGAAACTGCAGTCAATCTTGCTGGCCAGAGCCCTGTTCTTCGAATCATTGTGGAAAATCTCTTCTATCCAGTTACTCTTGATGTTTTGCACCAG ATTTTTTCCAAGTTTGGCACGGTGTTGAAGATCATTACTTTCACAAAGAATAACCAATTCCAGGCCTTGCTCCAATATGCTGATGGCTCCTGTGCACAACATGCTAAACTG GCCTTGGATGGACAGAACATCTATAATGCCTGCTGCACTCTGCGCATTGACTTCTCTAAGCTGACTAGCCTTAATGTTAAGTACAATAATGACAAAAGCAGAGACTACACGCGTCCTGACTTGCCATCTGGTGACAGCCAGCCAACCTTAGACCAAACCATGGCCGCTTTTGGTAAGGAAGTCTCCCTACTAG GTGCACCAGGTATCATCTCCTCGCCTTATGGAGGTGGAACTGGTTTTCCTCCTGGTATTGCCTTCCAGCAAGCCG GTTTCTCTGTCCCAGGGGTCCATGGAGCCCTGGCTCCACTTGGCATGCAGTCAgcagctgcagcagcagcagcaagtcGCATGGGGATTCCGGGCTTCGCCTCTGCAGCCAATGCTGTCCTGCTGGTCAGCAACCTGAATCCTGAG AGAGTTACGCCCCAATGCCTCTTTATTCTTTTCG GAGTGTATGGTGATGTGCAACGTGTGAAGATACTCTTCAACAAGAAAGAAAATGCCTTGGTTCAAATGTTTGACTGTACTCAAGCACAACTGG CTATGAGCCATTTAAATGGTCAGAGGCTTCACGGGAAGGCGATGCGTGTGACCATGTCCAAGCACCAGACAGTACAGCTTCCCCGTGAGGGCCAGGAGGACCAGGGATTGACCAAGGACTACAGCAGCTCACCACTGCATCGTTTTAAGAAACCTGGATCAAAGAATTTCCAAAACATCTTTCCTCCTTCTGCCACCCTTCATCTCTCCAATATTCC ACCTTCAGTTACTGAAGAGGATCTCAAGATGCTCTTCTCCACAACGACAGGCATGGTCAAGGCATTCAAGTTCTTCCA GAAGGATCGCAAGATGGCTCTCATCCAGATGAGTTCAGTGGAAGAGGCAATCCAAGCTCTTATTGATCTTCATAATCATGATCTTGGGGAAAACCACCACCTCAGAGTCTCCTTCTCCAAGTCCACTATTTGA